A region of Bacillus cabrialesii DNA encodes the following proteins:
- a CDS encoding YwqI/YxiC family protein: MSEIKLKYDTVIKTLDSVKDALADVSIGAAGSNGKNKLDYTKKYHEREENIKSMLGDYKKAVQKNIEDTKDNVDSLKEQDEAIAVK, translated from the coding sequence ATGTCAGAAATTAAGCTGAAGTACGACACAGTCATCAAAACATTAGATTCTGTCAAAGATGCGCTTGCTGACGTATCAATCGGCGCCGCGGGATCCAATGGAAAAAACAAACTCGATTATACGAAAAAATACCATGAGCGTGAGGAGAACATCAAAAGCATGCTCGGAGACTATAAAAAAGCGGTACAGAAAAATATCGAGGATACAAAGGATAACGTAGATTCACTCAAAGAGCAGGACGAGGCGATAGCGGTAAAATAG